A window of the Brassica napus cultivar Da-Ae chromosome C5, Da-Ae, whole genome shotgun sequence genome harbors these coding sequences:
- the LOC106401210 gene encoding ribosome biogenesis protein BRX1 homolog 2, protein MGRKRKHSEAEAAAPVKKDDSAPERPKRTLLGWKDKKEDVEEAKEVSAPSAPGFRNKEKVLVTCSRRISFRYRHLMLNIVSLLPHCKKDSKVEAKSSKGATLNELVELKGSSSCLFFECRKHKDLYMWMVKSPSGPSVKFLVNAVHTMEELKLTGNHLKGSRPLLTFSSNFDKDVHWKLLKEMLTQVFGIPKEHRKSKPYHDHVFAFSIVDDHIWFRNYQISVPHNEADKVARGGLDKMTLVEVGPRFCLNPIKIFGGSFGGPTLYENPFYVSPNQIRTLEKRNKAGKFAKKIKAKRRKKMHELSNPLEPDEFADMWKDDE, encoded by the exons ATGGGGAGGAAGAGAAAGCACAGCGAGGCTGAAGCGGCGGCTCCGGTGAAGAAGGATGACTCTGCTCCGGAGAGACCCAAGAGAACTCTGTTAGGTTGGAAAGATAAGAAAGAAGATGTTGAGGAAGCTAAGGAAGTGTCTGCTCCGTCTGCGCCTGGGTTCAGGAATAAAGAGAAGGTTCTCGTTACTTGTTCCCGTCGGATTAGTTTCAG GTACCGGCATCTGATGTTGAACATAGTGTCACTTCTGCCTCATTGTAAGAAAGATAGTAAGGTGGAAGCTAAGAGCAGTAAAGGCGCCACTCTTAATGAGCTTGTTGAGCTTAAGGGCTCTTCTTCCTGCTTGTTTTTCGAG TGTAGGAAGCATAAAGATCTTTACATGTGGATGGTCAAGTCCCCTAGTGGACCCTCTGTTAAGTTCTTGGTTAATGCTG TTCACACGATGGAGGAGCTGAAACTCACTGGAAACCATCTGAAAGGGTCACGCCCTCTCTTGACGTTCTCGTCCAATTTTGATAAAGACGTGCACTGGAAACTCTTGAAAGAGATGTTAACACAG GTTTTTGGAATCCCAAAGGAACACAGAAAGTCCAAACCTTACCATGACCATGTGTTTGCTTTCTCCATTGTCGATGACCATATCTGGTTCCGTAATTACCAG ATATCAGTACCTCATAATGAGGCAGACAAGGTTGCGCGAGGTGGTCTTGATAAAATGACCCTTGTCGAG GTTGGTCCAAGGTTTTGTTTAAACCCGATTAAGATCTTTGGAGGCAGCTTTGGAGGTCCAACCCTTTACGAGAACCCATTCTACGTATCTCCAAACCAG ATCCGAACCTTGGAGAAAAGAAATAAAGCAGGGAAATTTGCAAAGAAGATCAAAGCAAAAAGGAGGAAAAAGATGCATGAGCTTTCAAACCCATTGGAGCCTGATGAGTTTGCAGACATGTGGAAGGATGATGAATGA